Proteins co-encoded in one Paracoccus aestuarii genomic window:
- a CDS encoding terminase large subunit yields the protein MTASTFPAWISDASTIHDPLGHGDRAVTFLRRLRHPNADNTNHAPGPNVITHPRAFQLHPWQERIVRRIYGPRHPDGSRIVKTVFLMLPRGNRKTSLAAALSLLHLFGPETRPAGQVIFQASIGFREAANIIREDKRLLNAVTIRDAFNSKKQITFPKNGSTLTALASDGGAAHGLTPSFTLIDEVHAWRGRDLWKAIKSGQAKTDDTLMVIATTAGRGAEGLAADLFAYARRVATGEVSNPEFLPVLFMAEPDDDWQNEATWFKANPGLSFGFPSMSGLRALAKEAEGNPAELASFKQFNLNIWQANSRDPLFDLLTYDSRQLDDDEADLEALPAYVGVDMSVSGDLTAVSIAFRHDDGQITLRSRVFVPGDELRLRGDRDGAPYERWRDDDLITVCPGPIIDNDMVADHVRDLCARYDVHEIAFDPHLARVTMQHLHDDGLPVFAFPQRPLTMGVAAGDLERIVTGKLVRHNGDSVLRHHFENVVTSRNPTRGLVRMHKARTASRIDAAVASAMAVSRAVTAHDTKSRYDSPDVLGLTILQ from the coding sequence ATGACCGCCAGCACCTTCCCCGCCTGGATCAGCGACGCCAGCACCATCCATGACCCTCTGGGGCATGGTGATCGTGCGGTGACGTTTCTGCGCCGCCTGCGCCATCCGAACGCAGATAACACCAACCACGCGCCCGGCCCGAACGTCATCACCCACCCGCGCGCCTTTCAGCTTCACCCGTGGCAGGAAAGGATCGTTCGGCGCATCTATGGCCCGCGCCACCCGGACGGCAGCCGGATCGTCAAGACGGTGTTCCTGATGCTGCCCAGGGGGAACCGAAAAACCTCTCTGGCCGCTGCCCTGTCACTCTTGCACCTGTTCGGGCCAGAGACCCGGCCCGCCGGTCAGGTGATCTTTCAGGCCAGCATCGGTTTTCGCGAGGCCGCCAACATCATCCGCGAGGATAAGCGTCTGTTGAACGCGGTGACGATCCGCGACGCCTTCAACAGCAAGAAGCAGATCACCTTCCCCAAGAACGGATCGACCCTGACCGCACTTGCCAGCGATGGCGGTGCCGCGCACGGCCTGACACCCAGCTTCACCCTGATTGATGAGGTCCACGCCTGGCGGGGTCGCGACCTGTGGAAAGCGATCAAAAGCGGTCAGGCCAAGACCGACGACACGCTGATGGTGATCGCGACGACCGCCGGGCGTGGTGCCGAAGGACTAGCCGCCGACCTCTTCGCCTATGCCCGGCGCGTTGCCACAGGCGAGGTTAGCAACCCCGAGTTTCTGCCGGTCTTGTTCATGGCCGAGCCGGATGACGACTGGCAGAATGAGGCGACATGGTTCAAGGCAAACCCCGGCCTGTCCTTCGGCTTCCCGTCCATGTCCGGCTTGCGCGCGCTGGCGAAAGAGGCCGAGGGCAATCCCGCCGAACTTGCCAGCTTCAAGCAATTCAACCTGAACATCTGGCAGGCGAACAGCCGCGACCCGCTGTTCGATCTGCTGACCTATGACAGCCGTCAGCTTGACGATGACGAGGCCGATCTGGAGGCACTGCCTGCCTATGTCGGCGTGGACATGTCCGTGTCGGGCGACCTGACCGCCGTCAGCATCGCGTTCCGGCATGATGATGGTCAGATCACCCTTCGGTCGCGGGTGTTCGTTCCTGGTGACGAACTGCGCCTGCGTGGTGATCGTGACGGCGCACCCTATGAACGCTGGCGCGACGATGACCTGATCACGGTCTGCCCCGGCCCGATCATCGACAATGACATGGTGGCCGATCATGTCCGCGACCTATGCGCCCGCTATGACGTGCATGAGATCGCCTTTGACCCGCACCTTGCGCGCGTCACCATGCAGCATCTGCATGATGATGGTCTGCCCGTCTTTGCCTTTCCCCAGCGACCGCTGACCATGGGCGTGGCCGCTGGTGATCTTGAACGGATCGTCACCGGCAAGCTGGTTCGCCACAACGGCGACTCGGTGTTGCGCCATCACTTTGAGAATGTCGTCACGAGCCGCAACCCGACCAGGGGTCTTGTCCGCATGCACAAGGCGCGCACGGCCAGCCGCATTGATGCCGCTGTCGCCTCTGCGATGGCCGTCAGCCGGGCCGTGACCGCCCATGACACCAAATCCCGATACGACAGCCCGGACGTTCTGGGCCTGACGATCCTTCAATAG
- a CDS encoding IS5-like element ISPaes2 family transposase (programmed frameshift): MSDLYWLSDAQMERLKPFFPKSHGKPRVDDRRVLSGIIFINRNGLRWCDAPKEYGPAKTLYNRWKRWSDNGVFARIMVGLAAESAEHKTIMIDATYLKAHRTASSLGVKKGGRGRQIGRTKGGMNTKLHAVADAKGRPIGFFMSAGQVSDYTGAAALLGSLPKAEWLLADRGYDADWFRDALKDKGIKVCIPGRRSRKKVVKYDKRRYKRRNRIEIMFGRLKDWRRVATRYDRCPETFFSAIMLAATVLFWL; the protein is encoded by the exons ATGAGTGATCTTTACTGGCTGAGCGACGCCCAAATGGAGCGTCTGAAACCGTTCTTTCCCAAGAGCCATGGCAAGCCCCGGGTCGATGATCGTCGCGTCCTCAGCGGCATAATTTTCATCAATCGTAATGGGTTGCGGTGGTGTGACGCGCCGAAGGAATACGGCCCGGCCAAAACCCTCTACAACCGCTGGAAGCGCTGGAGCGATAACGGGGTTTTTGCCCGGATCATGGTCGGCCTTGCCGCCGAGAGCGCCGAGCACAAGACGATCATGATTGACGCGACCTATCTCAAGGCACACCGCACGGCCTCGAGCCTTGGGGTGA AAAAAGGGGGGCGCGGGCGCCAGATCGGGCGCACCAAAGGCGGTATGAACACCAAGTTGCACGCTGTCGCCGATGCGAAGGGGCGGCCGATCGGGTTCTTCATGTCGGCCGGCCAGGTTAGCGATTACACCGGCGCGGCGGCGCTGCTGGGCAGCCTGCCGAAGGCTGAGTGGCTTCTGGCCGACAGGGGCTACGACGCTGATTGGTTCAGAGACGCTTTGAAAGACAAGGGGATAAAGGTTTGCATCCCCGGACGGAGGTCCCGCAAGAAGGTCGTCAAATACGACAAGCGGCGTTACAAAAGGCGTAACCGCATCGAAATCATGTTCGGACGTCTGAAGGACTGGAGGCGCGTCGCAACCCGTTATGACCGCTGCCCGGAAACGTTCTTCTCAGCGATCATGCTCGCCGCAACCGTCTTGTTCTGGCTGTGA
- a CDS encoding DUF6538 domain-containing protein, with product MKHVQHVRGKWVARMTVPTELRDVLGMRELVAPLGGDKKEAERKALVVLNRFHAILEQAQEAVAANRPSLSTAAKAHYRAELANDDKGRAVRHPRLQTH from the coding sequence ATGAAACACGTCCAACACGTCCGTGGAAAGTGGGTCGCGCGCATGACCGTGCCGACCGAGTTGCGTGACGTGCTTGGGATGCGCGAACTGGTCGCCCCCCTGGGCGGTGACAAGAAGGAGGCCGAGCGCAAAGCGCTGGTCGTCCTGAACCGCTTCCACGCGATCCTGGAGCAAGCGCAAGAGGCCGTCGCGGCGAACCGCCCTTCCCTCTCGACCGCCGCTAAAGCCCACTACCGCGCCGAACTGGCGAACGATGACAAAGGCCGTGCAGTCAGGCACCCTAGACTCCAGACTCATTAA
- a CDS encoding NUDIX domain-containing protein: MITVVGLLAMPPMLEALGLEGRPVTLAGRLTGGGLWGVDRNSWPAIGPGGALAGVEVQGNASLARYAQVMDLRPVDWQGRQVLGVAGQGTTEAARPDPDLAAEIARQIIDAGDHPAEHLAWRLPMIGIWAASRLRAQGRCHSGGDVVARRAGDAVRVIDRRPRFAGYFAVEERRLTHALHRGGHSAPMTREAFLMGDAAVLLPWDPRRDRVLVIEQFRFAPAMRGDPQPWLLEPIAGRVDAGETPEAAIAREAREEAGLDLRRLIHAFDAYPSPGAVCEFLFHYVGIADLPDGTAGIHGLDSESEDIRGHLMDRADLSAMVAAGRITNGPLIALSLWLDARAADLGVEPAPGPGGS, encoded by the coding sequence GTGATCACCGTGGTCGGCCTGCTGGCCATGCCGCCGATGCTGGAGGCCTTGGGGCTGGAGGGGCGGCCCGTGACGCTGGCGGGGCGGCTGACGGGCGGCGGCCTCTGGGGCGTGGATCGCAACAGCTGGCCCGCGATTGGTCCGGGTGGCGCGCTGGCGGGCGTCGAGGTTCAGGGCAATGCGTCGCTCGCGCGCTATGCGCAGGTGATGGATCTGCGGCCGGTGGACTGGCAGGGGCGGCAGGTCCTGGGCGTGGCGGGGCAGGGTACCACGGAAGCGGCCCGCCCCGATCCCGACCTGGCCGCCGAGATCGCGCGCCAGATCATCGACGCGGGGGATCACCCGGCGGAACATCTTGCATGGCGGCTGCCAATGATCGGCATCTGGGCGGCCTCGCGGCTGCGGGCACAGGGGCGGTGCCATTCGGGCGGCGATGTCGTGGCCCGGCGCGCGGGGGACGCGGTCCGCGTGATCGACCGCCGCCCGCGCTTTGCGGGCTATTTCGCGGTCGAGGAACGCCGTCTGACCCATGCTCTGCATCGGGGCGGCCACAGCGCCCCCATGACGCGCGAGGCCTTCCTGATGGGCGATGCCGCGGTCCTTCTGCCTTGGGACCCGCGGCGCGACCGGGTGCTGGTGATCGAACAGTTCCGCTTTGCCCCCGCCATGCGGGGCGATCCCCAGCCTTGGCTGCTGGAACCCATCGCCGGGCGCGTCGATGCGGGCGAGACGCCCGAGGCCGCCATCGCGCGCGAGGCCCGCGAGGAGGCCGGGCTGGACCTGCGCCGCCTTATCCATGCCTTCGACGCCTATCCCAGCCCCGGCGCGGTCTGCGAATTCCTGTTCCACTATGTCGGCATCGCCGATCTGCCCGACGGGACGGCGGGCATCCACGGGCTGGACAGCGAATCCGAGGATATCCGCGGCCATCTGATGGACCGGGCGGATCTGTCGGCCATGGTCGCGGCGGGCCGGATCACCAATGGCCCGCTGATCGCGCTGTCGCTGTGGCTGGATGCGCGGGCGGCCGATCTGGGCGTGGAACCGGCGCCCGGCCCCGGCGGTTCCTGA
- a CDS encoding cysteine synthase A translates to MRICTDLADAIGNTPLIRLNRASEETGCEILGKAEFMNPGQSVKDRAALYIIKDAVARGLLKPGGTIVEGTAGNTGIGLALVGASMGFRSVIVIPETQSQEKKDMLRLAGATLVEVPAAPYRNPNNYVRYSGRLAEALARTEPNGAIWANQFDNTANRQAHVETTGPEIWDQTGGKVDGFICAVGSGGTLAGVADALQPKGVKIGLADPEGAALHSFYTTGEFDSPGSSITEGIGQGRITANLEGFTPDFSWRIPDAEALPIVFDLLKHEGLCLGGSSGINVAGAIRMAREMGPGHRIVTILCDYGTRYQTKLFNPEFLRAKGLPVPDWLTRQAPDLPKVYED, encoded by the coding sequence ATGCGAATTTGTACTGATCTGGCCGACGCGATCGGCAATACCCCGTTGATCCGCCTGAACCGCGCCAGCGAGGAAACCGGCTGCGAGATCCTCGGCAAGGCCGAATTCATGAATCCCGGCCAGTCGGTCAAGGACCGCGCCGCGCTCTATATCATCAAGGACGCGGTGGCGCGCGGGTTGCTGAAGCCCGGCGGCACCATCGTCGAGGGCACGGCCGGCAATACCGGCATCGGGTTGGCGCTGGTCGGCGCCTCGATGGGCTTTCGCAGCGTCATCGTGATCCCGGAAACGCAGAGCCAGGAAAAGAAGGACATGCTGCGCCTGGCCGGCGCCACCTTGGTCGAGGTTCCGGCCGCGCCCTATCGCAATCCCAACAACTATGTCCGCTATTCCGGCCGCCTGGCCGAGGCCTTGGCGCGGACCGAACCCAATGGCGCGATCTGGGCCAACCAGTTCGACAACACGGCCAACCGTCAGGCCCATGTGGAGACCACCGGCCCCGAGATCTGGGACCAGACCGGCGGCAAGGTCGACGGCTTCATCTGCGCGGTGGGGTCGGGCGGCACGCTGGCGGGGGTGGCCGATGCGCTGCAGCCCAAGGGCGTCAAGATCGGCCTGGCCGACCCGGAGGGGGCGGCGCTGCATTCCTTCTATACGACCGGGGAATTCGACAGCCCCGGCTCCTCGATCACCGAAGGGATCGGCCAAGGGCGCATCACCGCCAATCTCGAAGGCTTCACCCCCGATTTCAGCTGGCGCATCCCTGATGCCGAGGCGCTGCCCATCGTCTTCGACCTGCTGAAGCACGAGGGTCTGTGCCTGGGCGGATCCTCGGGCATCAACGTCGCCGGTGCCATCCGCATGGCGCGCGAGATGGGCCCCGGCCACCGCATCGTCACGATCCTGTGCGACTATGGCACCCGGTACCAGACCAAGCTATTCAATCCGGAGTTTCTGCGGGCCAAGGGCCTGCCGGTTCCCGATTGGCTGACCAGGCAGGCGCCGGACCTGCCGAAGGTTTACGAAGACTGA